A single region of the Hyphomicrobiales bacterium genome encodes:
- a CDS encoding hypothetical protein (Evidence 5 : Unknown function): MLGWPRRRPFWRRLLLLRVRRRARGACWLTRTAWPRRLAGRLTGRTPLQVRPGDGLPRHDLSRHTGGRRLAGGNLGTDGTGGRALSGPGRDWATAGRYIGAFGHRSRHLGALALGSRCLGPWCLGPWRFRPGPFRTLHRWLLHLRPLLHLLPFRSPTLRPARPSARRPLVAFGALAALRSPPLRAAILSAVVGRTLREPQPRLVRRPVWQVVLRRGSEGGVEWRSRHAGNRHHDHRAGEQSETGHPHQSGPLSFAPPPSTEPLKSNGRSQLVIMTIISSRKFMMHMNVYS, from the coding sequence TTGCTCGGCTGGCCGCGGCGCCGGCCTTTCTGGCGGCGGTTGCTGCTGTTGCGTGTCAGGCGGCGTGCCAGGGGGGCGTGTTGGCTCACCAGGACGGCTTGGCCTCGGCGGCTGGCCGGGCGGCTGACGGGGCGGACGCCTCTCCAGGTCCGGCCGGGGGACGGCCTCCCGCGGCACGACCTCTCGCGGCACACGGGGGGGCGGCGCCTCGCCGGGGGTAACCTCGGGACGGACGGGACGGGAGGGCGCGCGCTCTCCGGCCCCGGGCGGGATTGGGCGACCGCTGGCCGGTATATCGGGGCGTTCGGGCATCGGTCGCGGCATCTCGGGGCGCTGGCGCTCGGGTCGCGGTGCCTCGGGCCGTGGTGCCTCGGGCCGTGGCGCTTCCGGCCGGGGCCTTTCAGGACGCTGCATCGGTGGTTGCTGCATCTCCGGCCGCTGTTGCATCTCCTGCCGTTCCGGTCGCCCACGCTCAGGCCTGCCCGGCCCTCCGCCCGGCGGCCGCTGGTCGCCTTCGGGGCGCTCGCGGCCCTCCGGTCGCCGCCGTTGCGGGCGGCCATCCTCTCCGCCGTCGTCGGGCGCACCCTGCGCGAGCCGCAGCCGCGTCTCGTCCGCCGGCCGGTTTGGCAAGTCGTGTTGCGCAGGGGCAGTGAAGGCGGGGTCGAATGGCGCAGCCGCCACGCCGGGAATCGGCATCACGATCACCGTGCCGGCGAGCAAAGCGAAACGGGTCATCCGCATCAGTCAGGTCCTCTATCATTCGCACCGCCGCCCAGCACGGAGCCCCTAAAATCGAATGGTCGAAGTCAACTGGTGATTATGACGATAATAAGTTCTCGCAAATTCATGATGCATATGAACGTTTATTCATAA
- the thiC gene encoding phosphomethylpyrimidine synthase, whose translation MNIHQPSKARAKARQTVTTTPAAVTTGAVAGSTKIYSSPPDYPEIRVPFREIALDPASGEAPFRVYDTSGPFTDPDAAIDLNQGLALPRAPWLATRGLTAIAPRAVKPEDNGNIAADKLVAPCPAERAVLSGQAGRPVTQLDYARAGIVTEEMIYIAHRENLGRATMLAGAQERRADGEDFGAAIPSFITPEFVREEVARGRAVIPANINHPELEPTIIGRNFLVKINANIGNSAVTSSAADEVEKLVWAIRWGADTVMDLSTGRNIHNIRSWIMRNAPVPIGTVPIYQALEKVDGDPAKLDWEVFKDTLIEQAEQGVDYFTIHAGVRLAYVPLTARRVTGIVSRGGSIMARWCLSHHRESFLYERFDEICDIMHRYDVTFSLGDGLRPGSIADANDAAQFAELDTLGELTKVAWDKGCQVMIEGPGHVPMHKIKANMDKQLATCGEAPFYTLGPLTTDIAPGYDHITSAIGAAMIGWFGTAMLCYVTPKEHLGLPNRDDVKTGVITYKIAAHAADLAKGHPAAKLRDDALSRARFEFRWEDQFNLGLDPDTARAFHDETLPKEAHKVAHFCSMCGPKFCSMKITQDLRAEALAMEPLADEADLLAGLAEKAKEFNARGAAIYVPAK comes from the coding sequence ATGAACATTCATCAGCCTTCCAAAGCGCGCGCCAAGGCACGCCAGACTGTCACCACAACACCTGCCGCGGTCACCACCGGCGCCGTTGCAGGATCGACGAAGATCTATTCCAGCCCGCCGGATTATCCCGAGATCCGCGTTCCCTTCCGCGAAATCGCGCTTGATCCCGCCTCCGGAGAGGCGCCGTTCCGTGTCTATGACACCTCTGGCCCCTTCACAGACCCGGACGCTGCCATCGATCTCAACCAAGGTCTCGCCCTGCCCCGCGCGCCATGGCTCGCCACGCGCGGCCTCACGGCGATCGCGCCGCGCGCGGTCAAGCCGGAGGACAACGGCAATATCGCCGCCGACAAGCTCGTGGCACCCTGCCCGGCCGAGCGCGCCGTGCTGTCCGGCCAGGCGGGACGGCCGGTCACGCAACTCGACTATGCCCGCGCTGGCATAGTCACCGAGGAGATGATCTATATCGCCCATCGCGAGAACCTCGGGCGCGCGACCATGCTGGCGGGTGCGCAGGAACGCCGCGCCGACGGCGAGGACTTCGGCGCAGCCATCCCCAGCTTCATCACACCGGAATTCGTACGCGAGGAGGTCGCGCGGGGACGCGCGGTCATCCCCGCCAATATCAACCATCCCGAGCTCGAACCCACGATCATTGGCCGCAACTTCCTCGTGAAGATCAACGCCAATATCGGCAATTCGGCGGTCACCTCCTCGGCGGCCGACGAGGTGGAGAAGCTGGTCTGGGCGATCCGCTGGGGCGCCGACACGGTGATGGACCTCTCCACAGGGCGCAATATCCACAACATCCGCTCCTGGATCATGCGCAACGCGCCCGTGCCGATCGGCACCGTCCCGATCTACCAGGCGCTGGAGAAGGTGGACGGCGACCCGGCGAAGCTCGACTGGGAGGTGTTCAAGGACACGCTCATCGAACAGGCCGAGCAGGGCGTGGACTATTTCACCATCCACGCCGGCGTGCGCCTTGCCTATGTGCCGCTGACCGCACGGCGCGTCACCGGCATCGTCTCGCGCGGCGGCTCGATCATGGCGCGCTGGTGCCTCTCCCATCATCGGGAGAGCTTCCTCTACGAGCGCTTCGATGAGATCTGCGACATCATGCATCGCTATGACGTCACCTTCTCGCTCGGCGACGGCCTCCGGCCCGGCTCCATTGCCGATGCCAATGACGCGGCGCAGTTCGCGGAACTCGACACCCTCGGCGAACTCACCAAGGTCGCCTGGGACAAGGGCTGCCAGGTGATGATCGAGGGCCCGGGCCATGTGCCCATGCACAAGATCAAGGCCAATATGGACAAGCAGCTCGCCACCTGCGGCGAGGCGCCTTTCTACACGCTCGGACCGCTGACGACGGACATCGCTCCGGGCTACGACCACATCACCTCCGCTATCGGCGCTGCGATGATCGGCTGGTTCGGCACCGCGATGCTCTGCTATGTCACGCCAAAGGAACACCTCGGCCTGCCGAACCGGGACGACGTGAAGACCGGGGTGATCACCTACAAGATCGCCGCCCATGCAGCAGATCTCGCCAAGGGCCACCCAGCCGCGAAGCTGCGCGACGACGCCCTGTCGCGGGCGCGCTTCGAGTTCCGCTGGGAGGACCAGTTTAACTTAGGCCTGGACCCGGACACAGCGCGCGCCTTCCACGACGAGACGCTGCCGAAGGAGGCGCATAAGGTTGCGCATTTTTGCTCGATGTGCGGGCCGAAATTCTGCTCGATGAAGATCACGCAGGACCTGCGCGCCGAGGCGCTTGCCATGGAGCCTCTTGCAGACGAGGCCGATCTCCTCGCGGGCCTCGCCGAGAAGGCGAAGGAGTTCAACGCCAGGGGGGCGGCCATCTACGTACCGGCGAAATAG
- a CDS encoding PRC-barrel domain protein yields the protein MVRIAVVIAAIGLSTAAFAQNAPTPAQGPNFVTVEQGALATSLKGLNVRNAGDENVGEIEDAVIDGTSIRAYILSVGGFLGMGTHYVAVAPSALMLTWSESDKKWNARINATKDQLKAAPQFKYEGRFAK from the coding sequence ATGGTTCGGATTGCAGTTGTAATCGCGGCTATAGGACTTTCGACGGCGGCGTTTGCACAGAATGCACCGACGCCTGCTCAAGGGCCAAACTTTGTCACAGTTGAACAAGGAGCGTTGGCCACTTCACTCAAAGGGTTGAACGTTAGGAACGCCGGCGATGAAAACGTAGGCGAGATCGAAGATGCGGTTATCGATGGAACGTCCATCCGCGCTTACATCCTGTCTGTGGGAGGCTTCCTCGGCATGGGAACGCATTATGTCGCGGTGGCCCCGTCCGCGCTCATGCTGACGTGGAGCGAGTCGGACAAGAAGTGGAACGCGCGCATCAACGCGACGAAGGATCAGTTGAAGGCGGCTCCGCAGTTTAAATACGAAGGGCGTTTCGCGAAGTAG